From a region of the Apium graveolens cultivar Ventura unplaced genomic scaffold, ASM990537v1 ctg8046, whole genome shotgun sequence genome:
- the LOC141704591 gene encoding UDP-glucosyltransferase 29-like, which translates to MDTTTKKTSVFLFPWLAYGHISPFLELGYQLAKHNFMVYLCSTPANLTSTRKKIGEGSSIQLVDLHLEELPNLPSKYHTTNGLPPHLMDTLKSAFDSAELNFSKILQTYKPDLLIYDFMRPWPAEAASRLNMPAVQFIATSSAMTSYMLHVYKSPGSDFPFSEIYYHDYERIHEEKLKIKSVENDLVMKSIERSTDIILIKGFKEIDGKYSDYLSEIAGKTVVQVGPLVQLPTRKDENSEIIQWLNKKAQGSTIFVSFGSEYFLSKEDFEEIAHGLMLADVNFIWVVRFPVGEKIRLEEELPSGFWEKVGDRGKVVEGWAPQSKILEHSSIGGFVSHCGWNSVNESMYFGVPIIALPMHLDQPVNAKLVEEIGTGVEVMRNTKGKLEREEIAAVINHVVVKKDGEPVRKKAKELKDTIKMKGDKEIVEMVKALKQILQDKSGLF; encoded by the exons ATGGACACTACAACAAAGAAAACTAGTGTGTTTTTGTTTCCATGGCTTGCCTACGGACACATATCTCCCTTCCTAGAACTTGGATATCAACTTGCCAAGCACAATTTCATGGTTTATCTGTGCTCCACTCCTGCCAATCTTACGTCGACTCGAAAAAAGATTGGTGAAGGATCTTCAATTCAACTGGTGGACCTTCATCTTGAAGAGTTGCCAAATCTTCCTTCCAAGTACCATACTACCAATGGCCTGCCTCCGCATCTGATGGACACTTTAAAAAGTGCTTTTGACAGTGCGGAACTGAACTTCTCGAAAATTCTCCAAACTTATAAACCAGActtattgatttatgattttatgaGGCCTTGGCCAGCAGAGGCTGCTTCTCGACTTAACATGCCCGCTGTACAATTCATAGCCACCAGTTCTGCGATGACTTCGTACATGCTGCATGTTTATAAGAGTCCAGGTTCTGATTTCCCCTTCTCGGAGATTTATTACCATGATTATGAGAGAATTCATGAAGAGAAGCTAAAGATAAAGTCTGTTGAGAATGATCTGGTGATGAAAAGCATTGAAAGATCAACTGATATAATTTTGATCAAGGGCTTTAAAGAGATTGATGGAAAATATAGCGATTATCTCTCTGAAATTGCTGGAAAGACAGTAGTACAAGTTGGTCCCCTGGTTCAGCTTCCTACGCGTAAAGATGAGAATTCTGAGATCATCCAGTGGCTTAACAAGAAGGCACAAGGTTCAACAATATTTGTGTCCTTTGGAAGTGAGTATTTTCTGTCCAAGGAAGATTTTGAGGAAATTGCGCATGGACTTATGTTGGCTGATGTGAATTTCATATGGGTTGTTAGGTTTCCGGTGGGAGAGAAAATTAGGCTTGAAGAGGAGCTTCCTTCAGGGTTTTGGGAGAAAGTTGGAGATAGGGGAAAGGTTGTGGAGGGATGGGCGCCACAGTCCAAGATTTTAGAGCACTCGAGCATAGGAGGATTTGTTAGCCACTGCGGATGGAATTCTGTCAATGAAAGCATGTACTTCGGGGTGCCAATCATTGCCTTGCCCATGCATCTGGATCAGCCTGTGAATGCCAAGCTGGTGGAGGAGATTGGTACCGGTGTTGAG GTCATGAGAAACACAAAGGGAAAGCTCGAGAGAGAAGAGATAGCGGCTGTGATCAACCATGTGGTTGTTAAGAAAGATGGAGAACCTGTGAGGAAGAAAGCTAAAGAGCTGAAGGATACCATAAAGATGAAAGGAGACAAAGAGATCGTTGAGATGGTGAAGGCATTAAAGCAAATTCTTCAAGACAAGAGTGGCCTTTTTTAG
- the LOC141704590 gene encoding uncharacterized protein LOC141704590, with product MLLLKADMDIAVNKILESDEKDLAILTYLGRKVFRKTPDNKKQRQWWLANSDFTEHELDLIVSMSELFQPAVNFDKCRMHLDCYRSNSDAQIDGAGCPVTYSGLRNLVSKIRDSDGFWELCSNGYMSNQLANEILECDDSDPFILFYIGRKVFRKTPDNEQHRQWWLANSEFTEVDLDLVSNMTDLFRPVDVFDSDDYYRQHLENLYFSNSDDQIAGADSAVTYSGLRDLVKRIRGSAAFRESLGHLN from the exons ATGCTTCTTCTCAAGGCAGACATGGATATTGCTGTTAACAAAATTCTAGAGTCAGACGAAAAAGATTTGGCTATATTAACCTACCTTGGAAGAAAAGTTTTTCGAAAAACTCCTGACAATAAGAAGCAAAGACAATGGTGGTTGGCTAATAGCGATTTTACGGAACATGAACTTGATTTGATAGTAAGCATGTCAGAGTTGTTTCAACCAGCTGTTAATTTCGACAAGTGTCGAATGCACTTGGATTGTTATAGGTCCAATTCTGATGCTCAGATTGATGGTGCTGGTTGTCCTGTTACCT ATTCAGGATTAAGGAACTTGGTCAGTAAGATCAGGGATTCGGATGGGTTCTGGGAGTTATGTAGTAATGGCTATATGTCTAACCAACTGGCCAATGAAATTCTGGAGTGTGATGATTCTGATCCCTTTATTTTGTTCTACATTGGAAGAAAAGTGTTCCGAAAAACTCCTGACAATGAACAACATAGACAATGGTGGTTGGCTAATAGTGAATTTACGGAAGTTGATCTTGATTTGGTTTCAAACATGACAGACTTGTTTCGACCAGTAGATGTTTTTGATTCGGATGACTACTATCGCCAGCATCTTGAAAATCTTTATTTTTCAAACTCTGATGATCAAATTGCTGGTGCTGATTCAGCTGTTACAT ATTCGGGATTAAGAGACTTGGTTAAAAGGATCAGGGGCTCTGCTGCATTCCGAGAGTCATTAGGCCATCTTAACTGA
- the LOC141704592 gene encoding UDP-glucosyltransferase 29-like, with product MREMKIQSLKNNREASIHMMDAKTEKTSVLLLPWLAHGHISPFLELGHQLSKRNFKVSLCSTNANLSSIRKKIGEKSEIQLVELNLESFTNLPSEYHTTNGLPPHLMDTLKRAFDRAEPNFSNILKIVRPDLLIYDFMRPWPADAAKRLKIPAVQFIATSSAMTSVMLHVYKAPGFKFPFSKIYYRDYERVHEEKLRIKSVENDLVMKSLERSTDIILIKGFKEMDGKYSKYLSAMTQKRVVQVGPLVQLPTCKDENCEIIQWLNKKEKGSTIFVSFGSEYYLNEEDFEEIARGLMLSIVNFIWVVRFPVGKNIKIEEKLPKGFYDKVGDRGKVVEGWAPQSTILEHSSIGGFVSHCGWNSVNESMSYGVPIIAAPMQLDQPINARLVNEAGVGIEVQRDSNGKLHREEIAAVIKKVVVDKDGEAARKKAKQMKNKIKRKEEEYIDEMVKELLKICKKKNF from the coding sequence ATGAGAGAAATGAAAATACAGAGCCTGAAAAACAACAGAGAAGCTAGCATTCATATGATGGATGCTAAAACCGAAAAAACTAGTGTTTTATTGTTACCATGGCTAGCCCATGGTCACATATCACCTTTCTTAGAACTTGGTCATCAGCTTAGCAAGAGAAACTTCAAAGTTTCTTTGTGTTCTACTAATGCAAATCTTAGTTCCATTCGAaaaaagattggtgaaaaatcTGAAATCCAGCTAGTAGAACTAAATCTCGAAAGTTTCACAAATCTTCCTTCTGAGTACCATACTACTAATGGCCTTCCACCTCATCTGATGGACACTCTGAAACGTGCTTTTGACAGGGCGGAGCCAAACTTCTCGAACATTCTCAAAATTGTCAGACCTGATTTGTTGATATATGATTTTATGCGGCCTTGGCCTGCAGATGCTGCTAAGCGACTTAAAATACCTGCTGTGCAGTTTATAGCTACTAGTTCTGCTATGACTTCTGTTATGTTGCATGTTTATAAGGCTCCGGGCTTTAAGTTCCCTTTTTCGAAGATTTATTATCGTGATTATGAGAGGGTTCATGAGGAGAAGCTAAGAATAAAGTCTGTTGAGAATGATTTGGTGATGAAAAGCCTTGAAAGATCAACTGATATAATTTTGATCAAGGGTTTTAAAGAGATGGATGGAAAATATAGTAAGTATCTCTCTGCAATGACTCAGAAGAGAGTAGTACAAGTTGGTCCCTTGGTTCAACTTCCTACTTGTAAAGATGAAAATTGCGAGATTATCCAATGGCTTAACAAGAAGGAGAAAGGGTCGACAATATTTGTGTCCTTCGGAAGTGAGTATTATCTCAACGAGGAAGATTTTGAGGAAATAGCTCGCGGTTTAATGTTGTCCATTGTTAATTTCATATGGGTGGTAAGGTTTCCGGTGGGAAAGAATATTAAGATTGAAGAGAAGCTGCCTAAAGGATTTTATGATAAAGTTGGAGACAGAGGAAAAGTTGTGGAGGGATGGGCACCACAGTCGACGATCTTGGAACACTCGAGCATTGGAGGCTTTGTTAGTCACTGTGGATGGAACTCGGTGAACGAGAGCATGTCATACGGGGTACCAATTATAGCTGCGCCCATGCAACTTGATCAGCCGATAAATGCTAGACTAGTGAACGAGGCTGGAGTGGGTATCGAGGTTCAGAGAGATTCAAATGGAAAGCTACATAGAGAGGAGATAGCTGCAGTGATCAAGAAAGTGGTTGTTGACAAAGATGGAGAAGCTGCAAGGAAGAAAGCTAAACAGATGAAGAATAAGATAAAGAGAAAAGAAGAGGAATATATTGATGAGATGGTGAAGGAATTGCTGAAAATTTGTAAAAAGAAGAATTTTTAG